A part of Halobacillus shinanisalinarum genomic DNA contains:
- a CDS encoding CaiB/BaiF CoA transferase family protein, whose protein sequence is MSKVNFGPLTGIKILDISTMIAAPFGATLLADFGADVTKIELPGKGDTLRTVGPWKGEEGLRWPGLARNKKSITLDIRTEEGKSLFKKLISQSDVLVENFRPGTMEKWGLGYEELKKVNPELIMSRVSGYGQTGPYSEKAGFGTPGTAFSGHTAIQGYPDRPPVSPSYSLLDYITGVYMALATVSALYNRDVNEDGEGQIVEMGLYESIFRMLEFLVAEYDQNGKVRERSPGLSGHSSPAGTYATSDGKFVVLVTSTDSTFNRLAEAMDRTDMLEDERYYTNSERLKNDEQVQEMVSNWIKKYTQKELTEKLDSFGVPISPIYTIEDIFQDPHFKARENIVEVEHPRLGKVKVPGVVPKFSKTPGAIRHRAPDLGEHNEEIYSGSLGLSAEEVNQLKAKGII, encoded by the coding sequence ATGAGTAAAGTAAATTTCGGACCATTAACTGGGATTAAAATCTTAGATATCTCAACTATGATCGCCGCCCCTTTTGGAGCAACCCTATTAGCGGACTTTGGGGCAGATGTAACTAAAATCGAACTTCCTGGTAAAGGAGACACCTTAAGGACAGTAGGACCTTGGAAAGGAGAAGAAGGACTAAGATGGCCAGGGCTAGCGCGGAACAAAAAATCGATCACGTTAGATATACGCACTGAGGAAGGGAAAAGCTTATTCAAGAAGTTAATCTCACAATCAGATGTGTTAGTAGAAAACTTCCGTCCCGGTACAATGGAAAAATGGGGATTAGGATATGAAGAATTGAAAAAGGTGAATCCTGAATTAATTATGTCCCGGGTATCTGGATATGGCCAAACAGGTCCTTACAGTGAAAAGGCTGGGTTTGGCACACCTGGTACAGCATTCAGCGGGCACACAGCCATTCAAGGTTACCCTGACCGTCCGCCAGTTAGCCCGTCTTATTCTTTATTAGATTATATTACTGGTGTGTACATGGCTCTTGCGACAGTAAGCGCGTTATACAATCGTGATGTTAATGAAGATGGTGAAGGGCAAATTGTAGAGATGGGTCTTTATGAATCGATATTCCGAATGCTCGAATTTTTAGTTGCCGAATATGACCAAAATGGGAAAGTGCGTGAAAGAAGTCCAGGACTTTCTGGACACTCAAGCCCTGCGGGTACTTATGCAACTAGCGATGGGAAATTTGTTGTACTCGTTACAAGTACAGACTCTACATTTAATCGCCTGGCCGAAGCGATGGATCGTACGGATATGTTAGAGGATGAACGATATTATACAAACTCAGAACGACTGAAAAATGATGAACAAGTGCAGGAAATGGTCTCAAACTGGATCAAAAAATATACACAGAAAGAATTAACGGAGAAATTGGATTCCTTTGGTGTTCCGATAAGCCCTATCTATACCATTGAAGATATCTTTCAGGATCCACATTTCAAAGCACGGGAAAATATTGTTGAAGTGGAGCATCCTCGCTTAGGGAAAGTTAAGGTACCTGGTGTTGTGCCTAAGTTTTCTAAAACGCCTGGTGCTATACGTCATCGTGCGCCCGATCTTGGAGAGCATAACGAGGAAATATACAGTGGAAGTTTGGGGCTTTCAGCAGAAGAAGTTAATCAACTAAAAGCAAAGGGGATTATTTAA
- a CDS encoding AAA family ATPase, which translates to MTQQTFLYQPKITEVLKNINKVMIGKEEAALLSVIALLAKGHVLLEDVPGVGKTMLVRTLAKSLDCDFKRIQFTPDLLPSDVTGVSIYNPKELEFEFRPGPILGNIVLADEINRTSPKTQSALLEGMEETSITVDGEAVPLKQPFFVMATQNPIEYEGTYPLPEAQLDRFLLKLKMGYPKAKQEMEMLERTSGSHPIHAVDSVISRKELIDLQKQTEEVYVDQTVNRYIVELVTGTRTHEGVYLGVSPRGSIALMKAAKAYAFIQDRDYVVPDDIKFLAPYVLSHRMILTTESKFERITAEDIVAELLTMTSIPVQRNVNE; encoded by the coding sequence ATGACTCAGCAAACTTTTTTATACCAGCCCAAGATTACGGAAGTGTTAAAGAACATAAATAAAGTAATGATTGGCAAGGAAGAAGCTGCATTATTGAGTGTGATTGCATTGCTTGCTAAAGGACACGTTTTGCTGGAAGATGTACCAGGAGTAGGGAAGACGATGCTAGTCCGAACGTTAGCTAAATCGCTCGATTGTGATTTTAAACGTATCCAATTTACCCCCGACTTATTGCCGTCTGATGTGACGGGAGTTTCCATATATAATCCGAAAGAACTTGAATTCGAATTTCGTCCAGGTCCGATTTTAGGCAATATTGTATTAGCGGATGAAATTAACCGTACTTCGCCTAAAACACAATCCGCGTTACTTGAAGGAATGGAAGAAACGAGTATAACGGTAGATGGGGAGGCGGTACCTTTAAAACAGCCGTTTTTCGTCATGGCCACACAAAATCCTATCGAATATGAGGGAACCTATCCATTGCCCGAAGCGCAGCTGGATCGTTTTCTATTAAAGTTGAAAATGGGTTATCCGAAAGCTAAACAGGAAATGGAGATGCTCGAACGAACATCTGGAAGTCATCCGATTCATGCAGTGGATTCCGTGATATCGCGTAAGGAGCTGATTGATCTGCAGAAGCAGACAGAAGAAGTGTATGTGGATCAAACGGTTAATCGTTATATCGTTGAGCTAGTGACGGGGACAAGAACTCACGAAGGGGTATACCTCGGGGTTAGCCCACGAGGTTCAATCGCCCTCATGAAGGCGGCTAAAGCCTATGCTTTCATCCAAGATAGAGATTACGTTGTCCCTGATGATATCAAGTTTTTGGCTCCCTATGTTTTATCCCATCGTATGATTCTAACTACGGAATCAAAATTTGAAAGGATAACCGCGGAAGATATTGTAGCCGAACTGCTAACGATGACTTCAATTCCAGTGCAGAGGAACGTAAATGAATGA
- a CDS encoding DUF58 domain-containing protein, which produces MKQSVRFTARLVVIFLIFAVLFSYAMFQGGFVSWFLFYSFLPFLLYMVGLTFYRMDNWKVERRLSKKVTTAGETIHVDVHITRSFLFPMYYCVIEEYIPESLMKRDTHFEKYRNMGKPDDLNKRRQVKKAVFPWFKRTIRYQYVIEEIPRGEHQLRALRVKTGDFFGFITKEVIYQLNNKIIAFPYKRPVRLTERAYSFEQGASPSFKLNEKNTNVVSGVREYVPGDRFSWIDWKTTAKSNQMMTKEFEQEKSVDMLIILNAVYEEDMNPLSFEGSVEFSASLLEEIYNRSSQLAFMTLGDGKRYFPFQQDHAYKDMIQQHLAQIRPRGQTPFAKQLERELSQNLTGMLLLIVSHQLDMHLFTSLIRLAQKSKRVVLFYVKPRSQMEFQDHKLVKQLVSNGIVVNMISEDELTQQEFEVNT; this is translated from the coding sequence ATGAAACAATCGGTTCGATTCACAGCTAGATTAGTAGTTATTTTTCTTATATTTGCTGTGCTTTTTTCCTATGCTATGTTTCAAGGCGGTTTTGTCAGCTGGTTCTTATTTTACAGCTTTCTGCCCTTTCTCCTTTATATGGTAGGACTTACTTTTTATCGAATGGATAATTGGAAGGTTGAGCGCCGCTTGTCTAAAAAGGTAACGACAGCAGGGGAGACTATTCATGTCGATGTTCACATTACTAGATCGTTTCTATTTCCTATGTATTATTGCGTAATTGAAGAATATATTCCTGAGTCTTTAATGAAGCGGGACACGCATTTTGAGAAGTACCGGAACATGGGTAAACCAGATGATCTGAATAAGCGAAGACAGGTGAAGAAAGCAGTTTTTCCCTGGTTTAAGCGAACCATACGCTATCAGTACGTAATAGAGGAGATTCCAAGGGGGGAGCATCAATTGCGAGCTCTTCGCGTGAAAACAGGGGATTTCTTCGGATTTATTACGAAAGAAGTGATTTATCAACTTAATAATAAAATTATTGCCTTTCCTTATAAACGCCCTGTTAGACTAACAGAAAGGGCTTATAGTTTTGAGCAGGGAGCCAGTCCATCCTTCAAGCTGAATGAAAAAAATACGAATGTTGTTTCAGGTGTGAGAGAGTATGTTCCGGGAGACCGGTTTTCATGGATTGACTGGAAGACAACAGCTAAAAGCAACCAGATGATGACAAAGGAATTTGAGCAGGAGAAAAGCGTAGATATGTTGATCATCTTAAATGCCGTCTATGAAGAAGATATGAATCCTTTGAGTTTTGAGGGATCAGTAGAATTTAGTGCGTCTTTACTAGAAGAAATTTATAACAGGTCATCACAGCTTGCCTTTATGACACTTGGTGATGGGAAAAGATATTTTCCTTTTCAACAGGACCATGCCTATAAAGACATGATTCAACAGCATCTAGCCCAAATACGCCCACGAGGACAAACACCTTTTGCTAAACAGCTGGAGCGTGAACTTTCACAGAATCTAACGGGAATGCTGTTGCTTATAGTGAGTCATCAACTTGACATGCACTTATTTACTAGCCTCATTCGTTTAGCCCAAAAAAGCAAGCGTGTCGTCCTCTTTTATGTCAAACCTCGCAGTCAAATGGAGTTTCAAGATCATAAGTTGGTCAAGCAGTTAGTAAGTAACGGAATTGTCGTAAACATGATCTCAGAAGACGAATTAACTCAACAAGAATTTGAGGTGAACACATAA
- a CDS encoding FadR/GntR family transcriptional regulator, translating into MSEQTYEEMKSERKYEKIVQQILQLIDNGKLEPGDRLPAERSLSEKLGCSRTSLREAFRVLESEGLIVSKVGGGRFVQRIDQRVKYNFNPIDTLEKSAILHFIEARETLEPKIAEIASSRATEENIKKMAGLLTKMEEELKNPDEQIGIDSSFHIALAESTQNFVFVSMMESNLQMIQKVRKQTLGAKGRSKQALSEHRAILEAVKAKESAKSVEAITLHLKHLKERVISNSP; encoded by the coding sequence ATGAGTGAACAAACCTATGAAGAAATGAAGAGCGAGCGGAAATACGAGAAAATTGTGCAGCAAATTTTACAGCTTATCGATAATGGAAAGTTGGAACCTGGGGATCGACTCCCGGCAGAAAGAAGTTTATCCGAAAAGTTAGGTTGCAGTAGAACATCGTTAAGAGAAGCGTTCCGTGTATTAGAATCGGAAGGATTGATTGTATCCAAAGTAGGCGGCGGCAGGTTTGTACAAAGGATCGACCAGCGTGTGAAATACAACTTTAATCCAATTGATACATTGGAAAAGTCAGCAATTCTCCATTTTATTGAAGCAAGAGAAACACTTGAACCCAAAATAGCTGAAATCGCTAGTTCTAGAGCAACTGAAGAGAATATCAAAAAGATGGCTGGGCTATTGACCAAAATGGAAGAGGAGTTGAAAAATCCTGATGAACAAATCGGAATAGATAGCAGCTTTCACATTGCATTAGCAGAATCCACCCAAAATTTTGTATTTGTTTCGATGATGGAATCCAATTTGCAAATGATACAAAAGGTAAGGAAGCAGACCTTAGGTGCAAAAGGCCGATCAAAACAAGCATTGTCTGAACACCGTGCTATATTGGAAGCGGTTAAAGCAAAGGAGTCAGCGAAGTCTGTAGAAGCGATCACCCTGCATTTAAAGCATTTGAAAGAAAGAGTTATAAGCAACAGCCCATGA
- a CDS encoding YjcZ family sporulation protein, which yields MGYGYGNNVGGFGGYGNNVGGFGGYGNNVGGFGGYGCGHKGGNNFALIVVLFILLIIVGASFYK from the coding sequence ATGGGCTACGGATACGGAAATAACGTAGGCGGCTTTGGCGGTTACGGAAATAACGTAGGCGGTTTTGGCGGTTACGGCAATAATGTTGGCGGTTTTGGCGGCTATGGCTGTGGTCATAAAGGCGGAAACAACTTCGCCCTAATTGTTGTTTTGTTTATTCTTCTCATTATTGTGGGAGCTTCATTTTACAAGTAA
- a CDS encoding transglutaminase TgpA family protein yields the protein MDISQDKQGLVYQIVIYVCGFLLFCEWLRPLEMISNTQNVKVFLIYAGFCFFISFLQITWMISVPLKLLGLLFIIDGLYVAERIFSGQWFSVVYDQVIYNIQVIQSQQWWEMTPLFRSLLFLILLWLMSYLLYYWFIISKRMLVFVLLTFVYVTVVDTFTMYDGQWAIIRTFILAMVSLGLAHFFKEMDKEEILLKGVKKAYLWALPLIGVIMFSTLVGYASPKLDPQWPDPVPYLTSSNSDAGAGPGGRVQKVGYGENDSRLGGSFIQDDTTVFQAVADNEQYWRIESKDTYTGKGWEDTLADPVTNISPDNIKFQTFTENVEVEEQTALLNFTDEADFRKLVYPYGVQELERFPERVDITLHENTGEMDTLIEGDPNQVQQYITHYNAPSFEYNQLRETNGEDPEEITENYLQLPDSLPDRVRELASDIVSEEDNRYDRAKAVESYFSQNGFKYSTTDVPVPSENQDYVDQFLFESQVGYCDNYSTSMVVLLRAEGIPARWVKGFTGGERQNETATVNNQTLNVYEVTSGNAHSWVEVYFPEIGWVPFEPTQGFTNNTDFHLEIDETEEEAESAAANAEEPEEGPTGRPEQTQEQQASASQSDTDSGQQTTLSLWISLLAALIIAAALYYTRFRWMTAILIRRFRKRDSEDTYERAYQYLLKVLEHRGLKRSPDQTLRDYARKVDTHFQSNDMRKLTNNYERVLYRNEGHKEQWREVTELWENLIKKALS from the coding sequence ATGGACATCTCACAGGATAAGCAAGGGCTAGTCTATCAGATTGTCATCTATGTTTGTGGGTTTTTACTGTTTTGTGAATGGTTGAGGCCGCTAGAAATGATCTCAAATACGCAAAATGTTAAAGTCTTCCTCATCTATGCCGGTTTTTGTTTTTTTATTTCATTTCTGCAAATCACTTGGATGATCTCGGTTCCATTAAAGTTGCTAGGTCTATTATTTATTATTGATGGGTTATATGTAGCTGAACGGATTTTCAGTGGACAATGGTTTTCTGTTGTTTATGATCAAGTCATTTACAATATTCAAGTCATTCAATCACAACAATGGTGGGAAATGACACCGCTATTTAGAAGTCTATTATTCCTGATTTTGTTATGGCTCATGAGCTATCTGCTGTACTATTGGTTTATCATTTCCAAACGGATGCTCGTTTTTGTTCTTCTTACCTTTGTTTATGTCACTGTTGTCGATACATTTACGATGTATGATGGGCAATGGGCTATCATCCGCACGTTTATACTGGCAATGGTCTCACTCGGCTTAGCTCATTTTTTCAAAGAAATGGACAAAGAAGAGATTTTATTAAAAGGTGTAAAAAAAGCTTACTTATGGGCACTGCCCTTAATTGGAGTGATTATGTTCTCTACCTTGGTGGGATATGCTTCACCTAAATTGGATCCGCAATGGCCGGACCCTGTCCCTTACTTGACTAGCTCAAATAGTGACGCAGGTGCGGGACCAGGTGGACGTGTTCAAAAAGTAGGGTATGGGGAGAACGATTCAAGGCTTGGTGGTTCGTTTATTCAGGACGATACGACAGTCTTTCAAGCAGTGGCTGACAATGAGCAATACTGGAGAATTGAATCTAAGGATACGTACACAGGGAAAGGATGGGAAGACACGTTAGCAGACCCTGTTACCAACATCTCCCCCGATAACATTAAATTTCAAACATTTACAGAAAATGTAGAGGTGGAAGAACAGACGGCATTGCTGAATTTTACCGATGAGGCTGATTTCAGAAAGCTTGTTTACCCTTATGGAGTCCAAGAACTGGAACGCTTCCCTGAAAGAGTGGATATCACCTTGCACGAGAACACTGGAGAGATGGATACGTTGATAGAAGGGGATCCGAACCAGGTTCAGCAATACATCACCCATTACAATGCCCCTTCTTTTGAATACAATCAATTAAGAGAAACCAATGGCGAGGATCCAGAAGAAATTACCGAAAACTATCTACAATTACCTGATAGTTTACCGGATCGCGTTCGTGAATTGGCTAGTGATATCGTTAGTGAGGAAGATAACCGATACGATCGAGCAAAAGCTGTCGAATCTTATTTCTCTCAAAATGGATTTAAATATTCTACGACCGACGTTCCCGTCCCTAGTGAAAATCAAGACTATGTGGATCAATTTCTATTCGAATCCCAAGTCGGTTATTGTGATAACTACTCAACATCCATGGTCGTGCTACTTCGTGCTGAAGGCATTCCAGCCCGCTGGGTGAAAGGCTTTACCGGTGGTGAACGCCAAAACGAAACAGCCACAGTAAACAACCAAACCTTGAATGTTTATGAGGTAACCAGCGGCAACGCGCACTCCTGGGTTGAGGTGTACTTCCCAGAGATAGGCTGGGTTCCTTTTGAACCAACACAGGGCTTTACGAACAACACAGACTTTCACCTTGAAATCGACGAAACAGAGGAGGAAGCCGAGTCTGCAGCAGCCAACGCAGAGGAACCTGAAGAAGGCCCAACTGGCAGGCCGGAACAAACCCAAGAACAACAGGCGAGCGCAAGCCAATCGGACACAGACTCAGGACAGCAAACCACCCTGTCACTATGGATCAGTCTGCTCGCAGCATTAATCATCGCCGCCGCTTTATACTATACAAGGTTCCGGTGGATGACAGCCATTTTAATCAGGCGATTTAGAAAAAGGGACAGCGAAGATACGTACGAACGCGCTTACCAATACTTGTTGAAGGTTCTCGAACATAGAGGCCTGAAACGTTCCCCTGACCAGACGCTTCGGGACTACGCGAGGAAGGTCGACACACATTTCCAATCCAATGACATGCGCAAGTTAACGAATAACTATGAACGTGTCTTGTACAGAAATGAAGGCCATAAAGAACAATGGCGCGAGGTAACAGAATTATGGGAAAATTTAATTAAAAAAGCATTGTCTTGA
- a CDS encoding hydroxymethylglutaryl-CoA lyase, translating into MRSRNLELPSKVIVCEVAPRDGFQAEAKWIPTENKVKIIRELAKTGLESMEVTSFVHPEAIPQLKDAEEVVRQVQDLEDLHFRALVPNVKGAQRAIDSGIKKLKLMLSATDSHSLSNANATVEDAQNRLEPIIDLAHKQNIIVGGSISVAFGCPYEGKVHVNQLIPIIKRYQKMGVSEISLADTTGMANPKQVYDTLGELKEEFPTITFSMHFHNTRGMAVANTVSALQQDVIHFDSSIAGLGGCPYAPGASGNVATEDLVHFLHESGMETGVNLESLTQTAENVRNMIGHDGGSYLLQAGPCSTLHRKPTAQQKIQINK; encoded by the coding sequence ATGCGCTCACGAAATCTGGAATTGCCATCTAAAGTTATTGTTTGTGAAGTGGCGCCGCGTGACGGCTTTCAGGCCGAAGCAAAGTGGATACCTACAGAGAACAAGGTGAAAATTATTAGAGAGCTGGCGAAAACCGGTCTAGAATCTATGGAGGTAACTTCTTTCGTCCATCCAGAAGCCATTCCGCAACTAAAAGATGCAGAGGAAGTCGTCCGTCAGGTACAAGATTTGGAGGATCTCCACTTTCGAGCCCTGGTTCCAAATGTTAAAGGGGCTCAAAGGGCAATTGATTCAGGTATTAAGAAATTAAAATTAATGCTCTCAGCAACAGATTCTCACAGTCTGTCAAATGCAAATGCAACAGTAGAAGATGCCCAAAATAGACTGGAACCTATTATTGATTTAGCGCATAAGCAAAACATCATTGTGGGGGGATCCATATCCGTGGCCTTCGGCTGTCCTTATGAGGGAAAAGTTCATGTCAATCAATTGATCCCGATTATAAAACGGTATCAAAAGATGGGTGTAAGCGAAATCTCACTGGCGGATACGACAGGGATGGCTAATCCAAAGCAAGTGTATGATACATTAGGAGAATTAAAAGAGGAGTTCCCGACCATCACTTTCTCGATGCACTTTCATAACACAAGGGGTATGGCTGTAGCGAACACTGTTAGTGCGTTGCAACAGGATGTGATTCATTTTGACAGTTCAATTGCTGGACTGGGAGGCTGTCCCTACGCTCCAGGAGCATCGGGGAATGTAGCAACAGAAGATCTCGTGCATTTTCTCCATGAATCGGGAATGGAGACAGGTGTTAATCTGGAATCACTTACCCAGACGGCTGAAAATGTAAGAAACATGATAGGACATGACGGAGGTAGCTACTTGTTGCAGGCGGGGCCTTGTTCTACTCTTCATAGGAAGCCAACAGCACAGCAAAAAATTCAAATAAATAAGTAA